aaatagacACCAAGTACAACACAAGTTGTAGGTAGATTTTCATTGGTAGAATTTCCTGGAAGAAAGTATTTCTTATTCATGCGATCCTAAGTCACCTACTTAAAAGCAGACAATGAAAATTCAagacattattaatttttatttatatattttttttaatatataatgcaGTGTACTACAATCATGCTTGTGGACAACAGTGACTACTCTACGATGTCTATACACCTTCTACAGGACTAACCTGTTGCACTTTTACCACAACTCAGCCAGTCCTTGTCGTCTAATTGAAgaaaaattcaattcaatcataAAATACGGAGTAATCCCAAATAATTACTATTGAACATGTCTAATGATTTATTATGACTTAAGGATTGTGATGGCCAAAGCAATGATTTTCGGCATAGGGAATTTTACTTACTCTTTTATCTCTCATTTTAACTTGGAAGAAAAAACAAGAAGACCGACACAACCTCTATGCAAAATGGCGACTCTGAATGACACGACAAGATGACGCTGAATATGGAAGGAATGCGACTTTGTAAAGAGAATGACTGACTTCTTGTTTTATTCGTCCacgatttaaataatataaatgttttttagtATAATTATACTAATATGTAACAAGAAACCTTCTATTCTAGAATAAGAAGATGGTTTTGAACAGATTGTAGCGGTCTTATTAAAAAACAGCTGTATCATCATAAAAGTACCAGGAGGTCATAACTCACCAAGAGGATCCAAATCCACCGAGTTGAGACTGGAGTCGTCGCTGTGGTCGTGCAGGGGCGGGCGCGGGCCGGCGGCGCGCGACGTGACGTCGGGGCTGGACGCGTCCGAGCCGCCCGCCGAGCGCACCGACACCGCGCTCGCCGACGACGACGCCACCGACGTCTTGGAACGCCCGCTCTGGAAATAGATCCTCCTTAATAACAAGTTGATTTCAAAAATTTGAGATTAATTTACACACcaattaaaataataggtatttttgaAAGCACTAGGCTCTTCAACTAACTTGAAAGCTAACAATGACCAACAAGTTTTAGCCAACTGGAGTTTTTCGTAAAGactttgttcttatttactacTACTATATTCGAAACTCAATATCTCCTTTTTTTCATACTTATAtgaagaatttaaaaatatactatatattaatatttggaATCTAAGGCTTACATTAGGGGTTGGTGTATCTTGCATACTGCTCATTTTCTTATTCAAAACATTCTTGCTACTGTCGCCAGAGAGATTCGTGTCTACGCTCGGTGATCtgtaacaaataaaatttataataagtaacAACCATACAACAGCGTTATTTGATTGCGTAATAGTCTGGAAAAGTCTGGAAAGTTTCTAGAAACCAAAAAGTTAGCTTTGAAGCAATCAGCTACGAATTTAGTCAAGGAAAAATGCGAAATAACCATAGATGTAATTTAAAATTCGTTAAATGTGGAATTTGCGTAAAATCGACAACATGTGAGCGACGTATCTAATACGTACGTACGTTGGGTGGTAACCGTAGGTAGGTTTATTCAGGCGTTAAACTACGCTGTTGTGGATCTTTTAAACGCTTAATTAACGTAATTAAATAAGTGTTGCTGCAGATATACATACCTGACTTTCGATATGAACGCCTTCTTCACAGTATCAATAAACCTCGTACTGGGCCCCTCCTGCCGCGGCGTGCCCTCCGGCTGCGGCGACACCGCCCCGGGCTCCATCCGCGCCCCCGTACCAAGGAACTCCACCGTTTTGTTCTTCAGTTCATCGGCCAAATTCTGAAGCAGTGACGCTCGTGTTCTCAGCTCGAGTTGCGCGAACTTCTCGGCTTTGTAGCACGCGTTTTCGGCGTTTATGAGCTTGGTGAGGAGGAACTCTTTGAACTCGCGCCCCTTGCGGAAGTACGCCGGCTGGGGGAGAGTCGGCCCGAAAAATGGTACGTCTCCACGAGCGGTGACGGCCACCTTGTACCTGGAAGTAGAAAAGGAAAGGTTACTTACCAATTCCCTGAATAATATGGATACGTGATTACCTGACGTAATAGGTACCTTAAGTAGTCAGATGACATTTTAGTATAAGTAGGTTTTAATCAAAGCGATGATGGAaagaaaaaatcataaattaagGCAAACGTATTTACGAGTGACTTTACGAACTATGTAGCTATTCATTTTTATCATTTAGGTATAAGTTGGTATTTACTTAAATCGCATTGTTTTAGGTTTAAGTGTTAATACAAAGTTAGAACTGTCTAATACTATTGTCTATTGGTGTCCTTTACGAGCATACATTTGCAAACACAATGTAACAAATAACGGAAGACAACTGCTACTAATTAGATTTCAACAGAAACGTACCTATTATTGAAATTCGCGGTAGTCACGGCTTACATATTTACTAAAACAACCTTTAGACGCTACCTTTTCGCGTATATTTTTCAGTAAATATGAGAAACTTTTATAACAACACTTGAGCTCCGGTAACGAGTTACCCTGCAACATCTGAAAGGGCATTTTCGCATTTTCTCGTTTAATGGCGTTCCTTCAAATTCGTTAAATCATAAAATCTGGAAATGTTACTAATAGCACACCTAGCGGTATAACTCTGAGTAAAAAGCTTTCTAATTACAACAGAAGATTCGTTTGCATATAAATTACAAAGAAAATTTCCATTCCCCTTTTCCGAGCCATTTTCACGACTTCTTCATGCAAATAATGTCTGTGCGTTGTTGCGACGCAACGCAAACTTTATGTTAAACAAGTCACTTGAGAAGCGACAAATGTAACGTAACAAGAATAAGAGAAACTTCCACCAAGTGAAATGGAAAAGAGATTGCGACTAACTCAGGGAATACTTAATGCGAAgctattagaaaataataacaacaatGGAGATCAAGGGACCTGTTAGTATAATGTTGGTAATTGAATTTCGTACAAACAAAAGTTGAAGGATGATTCCGAGAAGAAAGATGatgtacatattttacttttgcGAGGTGAATAACTTATACGGAAAAATATTTGAAGTATGGAGCAACGAAGGCAAAACTTTCCATCTGAAGGGTCGGGGTAATAACGTAAgtacatatactcgtataaatgtATATGCAAATTGTACATGCCTGACACTTATGGCACTCCAAAACGTATCTCAGTATCGAGAAGTTTACTCATAAATACAAACAAGAGCGtcttagctttttttttctttttgttcatGTAGATTTTTCTGGATAATACTTTTATCCCAAAGTGCATCAAATTCATCAGAAAAACATTCCTGTGTCAGTCTTTCTGatattaaaataaggttgatttttatCCAGcaagattttttaaaatatctgtATATTTTGTGTTAAGTCACGaaagccaattcaaacttacatcgTGACATCAAAGTATTGTCTAAATGATGTCTGGTGACCGTGCGTCTCACTCGCACCAAAACATGTAAGGTTAAGTACGaccgaaatgcacgcgcgactgaaatcatttagatataattctATGTcacaattaaaaaagaaaatggaaGAAACGAGAAAGTACGTTTGAATTGGCTCCCCTGTTTTCTTAGCTATAAACTGTATTTTCGGGTGAGGAATGTTACCTGGTCTCCCCGCCGGTAGTCTCCACGGGCGTGACGACGATGAAGGCGTGCAGGAAATGGGACGCAATCATGTCTGGCGTGAACGGAGTTGCCTTTTCCTGGAATCATCATATCGTTATCGTTAGACAACGTACACATACTAGATACCGTTTATAATTACTTGTTGGTATTAGATTGGATTGATAGCATAATGCTAGCTTAATAACCTTGCTGCTGTGATCCAGCATGTGCACATTAACAAGTTTGTGCAGGACTCTACAAGAGAAGCACAAAGCGGTATAAATAGACCAACATTGACCTCGACatattatgtacttaaaaaCTAAGAAGCCTAACATAAATCAAATTGTCGGTTTTCAGAATTCCATAGTCAACAAGCACGACATGTCCATCTGTCTTCATTTGTTCTACAACGCCATAATTTGgcttgcatataaaataatcacGTAGAGTATCAAGGTAATCCAACTGATTCTTTTTTATGTTAACTTCACGAAGAAGGGTTACTTGAAAAACAATCGCCACAATCTCGTTTCTAGTCTACGTTTTCCTCTGCAACTGCCGTGCTGTGCTGTGCGGTAGTAGAGTGCCACGTGGAACATGACCTCGCTATCGTTACACCCATCCTACTCCATATTCCTGCGGCTGACAGTTTTCCATTTTAACTGCTACCTTTACCAGAGCTTCAAAAGGCTTACCTGAAAAACAATCGCCACAATGTCGTTCCCGACGtgcctcttcctctgcagctgCTGCGCGTCGCCAGCCGTATGTGGTAGGAGGGGAGCGACGTGGAACATGATCTCACGGTCGAAAAATCGCTCGTATACCGCCTCGGTGCCGGTGTGCCCGTTCATGATGTCCAGACCGCCGCGGTAGCCTGAGAAATAAAAGAGGTATATGagatattacaatttaaaaaaagaaaacagatGACACATTTATTTGTAAAGCCTATACTTTAAAACTCCTTTCAACATAAAGGAAATAACAatcactaagaaaaaaaaaattacatttgcaCCTAGaattactattattaattactattaTAAGTTGGAAATAATTGGAAGTATTGTAACAATTAAAGAACATTCATAAAAGTTGAAGCTAAATACTGCTAGCAAAGATAAGGCGACCATTAATAAAAAGCCACCATGTTCGTTCTTTTAAACGCCCGTAATTATTCACAAACTAAAACTTTTATATTCCACTATTACAACCAGAACTTGTGTAATTACCATCCATTAGCTATCTCTGCGTACCCAGAAAAAACGATTAAACTTTCTTATCAGACATCTAAACCGTACCTTTATGGTCTTTCAACTTGATTCTCTGTCCGAGCATTTCTAGAAACTCATCGAAAGCAGGTGACGTCTCGTTGTTCCCGAAGAGTTCTTCCTCCGTCGTCTGTCCGTACTTCTGGTACAGAACTCCGAACTTGAAAGTGGCGACCAGTACGTGCTCGTCGTAGGTTGAGATCAGTGAAGACGCGTTGAGACACATCACCGCCATGAAGTTGTCGACGTTCACTTGGTCGTTAAGCATCTTCGCCATTTTTAACGGCGATGGCAGTGCGCCTGATCCTGAAAACATTAAGCATTATTTACTTCCTTTTGTAAAATTGCTTATGGATTTTCCGGTGGGGATTTTCCTTTGCTCTCGGCGGTACTTTATTTGATTCAACTTCCCTGAGACAATTAAATTTCTAAACAAGTCCATATTTACTGGAATCTGCTGACTCATTCGAAAtgttacatatgtatacatacaatatttttacacgaCTACTTTCTGCACTGCTGCACTTTGTCAAGCGATTCAGAATGACTTTTGTATCCCAACTATTAAcgagtatttttatatatgctATATCGCTACTAACTCGCGAGTACATCAATTCACTGTAAAACATGCGGTGTGCGATGTTTCTGgcggaaacattttttttttttttttttttttttttttatactacgtcggtggcaaacaagcatacggcctgcctgatggtaagcagtctccgtagcctatgtacacctgcaactccagaggagttacatgcgcgttacatTATTGGAACACCATGCAACCAGACAAATTGCTACGTCTGTCAAGTCGAATGAATACTCGAATAAATCTGTGACTACATCCTACTCAACGAAATTAATCTACATCGACCGATATACCCCACCAGTGGTTTTACTCGACGCAGCATAGATGTGTTACGATTGTGATGCTATCGCGTGTTGATAGTATATCGCGTTTCAATGGTGTGTTTGTTCCTATAGGGCTAATTTACTATAGACAAATGTCACCTTGATAATGAAAAGGGCAACAACAATGCATTAAGCGTAACTACTGTAAGGCCATCTATAAACGCGCTTTTAGATAATAAGCAGTTTTTGAAAAACGCGTACCTAGTACTTACAACTGAATTATTATAAGAACGTAATTGATAACTTACTAGTGGTGGGGATGAGTCCGTGCATGGTCTCTGTGCGTAATCTGAGGAGTATCCTGGTGTGGTCGTGCCCCGCCATATGTTCGTTCTTGAGGGACATCACGACAGGCCCCAAATTCTCGTCCGTGCCGACCAGGTTTATATGCTCCTGCAACAAAAATATACGAAAACATTATTCATGGAGATTCAACTGCCTTTAGTATACAAGAGTAGTAACGtctactaaataaattaaaaataccaacTGTGTAGGGTGTGGCAAGAAATTTGTACACCCTACGTCCCACCCAGAACTGAAACGAATTGAATCACCACACATATTTACTTTGTAAGTAATCCGTCAAATGGTGTGGGTTGTAGATCGTGCTAAATAATTATACAGATATACTAACTACAGTCGAGCAAAAATGCATCATATATTGTTGATGTTTACTAGGTAACTATGTAGATAGGTAGAGAAGGCacaatataaaatgaaaaatctagaGAAACTAAATGAACGAATTCGAAAAGCCACCACGTTCATTCGAATTCGACGAAGCAAATATAAAATGACGCCACACTCAAAAACCGTCGCTTCGATTCGCCtatcctcttcttcttcttcctcctgcccttatcccacgttatgtggggtcggcacaacatgttcttctc
This Cydia pomonella isolate Wapato2018A chromosome 16, ilCydPomo1, whole genome shotgun sequence DNA region includes the following protein-coding sequences:
- the LOC133526667 gene encoding rap1 GTPase-activating protein 1 isoform X9, which produces MEAQELIVFRDFSVFFTCHETVKEVSRIENRRTVSLGDRLPYGADPRVPPAHGTVAPASPGAAAAQRKVALACQASRRLLEDTLAKPGTPPTIVQPPNGGYWVDGVDETPDEDHEPRSQPGTPRQAGRRHNIDTDDIAKYYRRFFLGKEHINLVGTDENLGPVVMSLKNEHMAGHDHTRILLRLRTETMHGLIPTTRSGALPSPLKMAKMLNDQVNVDNFMAVMCLNASSLISTYDEHVLVATFKFGVLYQKYGQTTEEELFGNNETSPAFDEFLEMLGQRIKLKDHKGYRGGLDIMNGHTGTEAVYERFFDREIMFHVAPLLPHTAGDAQQLQRKRHVGNDIVAIVFQEKATPFTPDMIASHFLHAFIVVTPVETTGGETRYKVAVTARGDVPFFGPTLPQPAYFRKGREFKEFLLTKLINAENACYKAEKFAQLELRTRASLLQNLADELKNKTVEFLGTGARMEPGAVSPQPEGTPRQEGPSTRFIDTVKKAFISKVRSPSVDTNLSGDSSKNVLNKKMSSMQDTPTPNSGRSKTSVASSSASAVSVRSAGGSDASSPDVTSRAAGPRPPLHDHSDDSSLNSVDLDPLDDKDWLSCGKSATGGVYVDSDTGLESMSSAEAGANPRGEPPAAPRADAELLRQEVCKLKNDKLDLLKQNISWQNEIKCLREKEMTLQAKLDAAARELRRLRDQQGSAIIPNPSTHDSTA
- the LOC133526667 gene encoding rap1 GTPase-activating protein 1 isoform X7, whose product is MVIVGVFNRRQHVAAPWSSTTTGGARAQHELFELLERVQCSRLDDQRAVLPPYFSQVFFTCHETVKEVSRIENRRTVSLGDRLPYGADPRVPPAHGTVAPASPGAAAAQRKVALACQASRRLLEDTLAKPGTPPTIVQPPNGGYWVDGVDETPDEDHEPRSQPGTPRQAGRRHNIDTDDIAKYYRRFFLGKEHINLVGTDENLGPVVMSLKNEHMAGHDHTRILLRLRTETMHGLIPTTRSGALPSPLKMAKMLNDQVNVDNFMAVMCLNASSLISTYDEHVLVATFKFGVLYQKYGQTTEEELFGNNETSPAFDEFLEMLGQRIKLKDHKGYRGGLDIMNGHTGTEAVYERFFDREIMFHVAPLLPHTAGDAQQLQRKRHVGNDIVAIVFQEKATPFTPDMIASHFLHAFIVVTPVETTGGETRYKVAVTARGDVPFFGPTLPQPAYFRKGREFKEFLLTKLINAENACYKAEKFAQLELRTRASLLQNLADELKNKTVEFLGTGARMEPGAVSPQPEGTPRQEGPSTRFIDTVKKAFISKVRSPSVDTNLSGDSSKNVLNKKMSSMQDTPTPNSGRSKTSVASSSASAVSVRSAGGSDASSPDVTSRAAGPRPPLHDHSDDSSLNSVDLDPLDDKDWLSCGKSATGGVYVDSDTGLESMSSAEAGANPRGEPPAAPRADAELLRQEVCKLKNDKLDLLKQNISWQNEIKCLREKEMTLQAKLDAAARELRRLRDQQGSAIIPNPSTHDSTA
- the LOC133526667 gene encoding rap1 GTPase-activating protein 1 isoform X2 produces the protein MLKIQMLDSIVSNEADENQEPQQNGRQHVAAPWSSTTTGGARAQHELFELLERVQCSRLDDQRAVLPPYFSQVFFTCHETVKEVSRIENRRTVSLGDRLPYGADPRVPPAHGTVAPASPGAAAAQRKVALACQASRRLLEDTLAKPGTPPTIVQPPNGGYWVDGVDETPDEDHEPRSQPGTPRQAGRRHNIDTDDIAKYYRRFFLGKEHINLVGTDENLGPVVMSLKNEHMAGHDHTRILLRLRTETMHGLIPTTRSGALPSPLKMAKMLNDQVNVDNFMAVMCLNASSLISTYDEHVLVATFKFGVLYQKYGQTTEEELFGNNETSPAFDEFLEMLGQRIKLKDHKGYRGGLDIMNGHTGTEAVYERFFDREIMFHVAPLLPHTAGDAQQLQRKRHVGNDIVAIVFQEKATPFTPDMIASHFLHAFIVVTPVETTGGETRYKVAVTARGDVPFFGPTLPQPAYFRKGREFKEFLLTKLINAENACYKAEKFAQLELRTRASLLQNLADELKNKTVEFLGTGARMEPGAVSPQPEGTPRQEGPSTRFIDTVKKAFISKVRSPSVDTNLSGDSSKNVLNKKMSSMQDTPTPNSGRSKTSVASSSASAVSVRSAGGSDASSPDVTSRAAGPRPPLHDHSDDSSLNSVDLDPLDDKDWLSCGKSATGGVYVDSDTGLESMSSAEAGANPRGEPPAAPRADAELLRQEVCKLKNDKLDLLKQNISWQNEIKCLREKEMTLQAKLDAAARELRRLRDQQGSAIIPNPSTHDSTA
- the LOC133526667 gene encoding rap1 GTPase-activating protein 1 isoform X1 — protein: MKSKVGKKYLPTGGQKESYVLVTARRRYMKKLMRQHVAAPWSSTTTGGARAQHELFELLERVQCSRLDDQRAVLPPYFSQVFFTCHETVKEVSRIENRRTVSLGDRLPYGADPRVPPAHGTVAPASPGAAAAQRKVALACQASRRLLEDTLAKPGTPPTIVQPPNGGYWVDGVDETPDEDHEPRSQPGTPRQAGRRHNIDTDDIAKYYRRFFLGKEHINLVGTDENLGPVVMSLKNEHMAGHDHTRILLRLRTETMHGLIPTTRSGALPSPLKMAKMLNDQVNVDNFMAVMCLNASSLISTYDEHVLVATFKFGVLYQKYGQTTEEELFGNNETSPAFDEFLEMLGQRIKLKDHKGYRGGLDIMNGHTGTEAVYERFFDREIMFHVAPLLPHTAGDAQQLQRKRHVGNDIVAIVFQEKATPFTPDMIASHFLHAFIVVTPVETTGGETRYKVAVTARGDVPFFGPTLPQPAYFRKGREFKEFLLTKLINAENACYKAEKFAQLELRTRASLLQNLADELKNKTVEFLGTGARMEPGAVSPQPEGTPRQEGPSTRFIDTVKKAFISKVRSPSVDTNLSGDSSKNVLNKKMSSMQDTPTPNSGRSKTSVASSSASAVSVRSAGGSDASSPDVTSRAAGPRPPLHDHSDDSSLNSVDLDPLDDKDWLSCGKSATGGVYVDSDTGLESMSSAEAGANPRGEPPAAPRADAELLRQEVCKLKNDKLDLLKQNISWQNEIKCLREKEMTLQAKLDAAARELRRLRDQQGSAIIPNPSTHDSTA
- the LOC133526667 gene encoding rap1 GTPase-activating protein 1 isoform X3; translation: MKSKVGKKYLPTGGQKESYVLVTARRRYMKKLMRQHVAAPWSSTTTGGARAQHELFELLERVQCSRLDDQRAVLPPYFSQVSRIENRRTVSLGDRLPYGADPRVPPAHGTVAPASPGAAAAQRKVALACQASRRLLEDTLAKPGTPPTIVQPPNGGYWVDGVDETPDEDHEPRSQPGTPRQAGRRHNIDTDDIAKYYRRFFLGKEHINLVGTDENLGPVVMSLKNEHMAGHDHTRILLRLRTETMHGLIPTTRSGALPSPLKMAKMLNDQVNVDNFMAVMCLNASSLISTYDEHVLVATFKFGVLYQKYGQTTEEELFGNNETSPAFDEFLEMLGQRIKLKDHKGYRGGLDIMNGHTGTEAVYERFFDREIMFHVAPLLPHTAGDAQQLQRKRHVGNDIVAIVFQEKATPFTPDMIASHFLHAFIVVTPVETTGGETRYKVAVTARGDVPFFGPTLPQPAYFRKGREFKEFLLTKLINAENACYKAEKFAQLELRTRASLLQNLADELKNKTVEFLGTGARMEPGAVSPQPEGTPRQEGPSTRFIDTVKKAFISKVRSPSVDTNLSGDSSKNVLNKKMSSMQDTPTPNSGRSKTSVASSSASAVSVRSAGGSDASSPDVTSRAAGPRPPLHDHSDDSSLNSVDLDPLDDKDWLSCGKSATGGVYVDSDTGLESMSSAEAGANPRGEPPAAPRADAELLRQEVCKLKNDKLDLLKQNISWQNEIKCLREKEMTLQAKLDAAARELRRLRDQQGSAIIPNPSTHDSTA
- the LOC133526667 gene encoding rap1 GTPase-activating protein 1 isoform X8: MDGGNYPRRQSLPTIVEGIMKKLQKKKRNSTTSSTDSPLSPPLSGSSGSKEDVFFTCHETVKEVSRIENRRTVSLGDRLPYGADPRVPPAHGTVAPASPGAAAAQRKVALACQASRRLLEDTLAKPGTPPTIVQPPNGGYWVDGVDETPDEDHEPRSQPGTPRQAGRRHNIDTDDIAKYYRRFFLGKEHINLVGTDENLGPVVMSLKNEHMAGHDHTRILLRLRTETMHGLIPTTRSGALPSPLKMAKMLNDQVNVDNFMAVMCLNASSLISTYDEHVLVATFKFGVLYQKYGQTTEEELFGNNETSPAFDEFLEMLGQRIKLKDHKGYRGGLDIMNGHTGTEAVYERFFDREIMFHVAPLLPHTAGDAQQLQRKRHVGNDIVAIVFQEKATPFTPDMIASHFLHAFIVVTPVETTGGETRYKVAVTARGDVPFFGPTLPQPAYFRKGREFKEFLLTKLINAENACYKAEKFAQLELRTRASLLQNLADELKNKTVEFLGTGARMEPGAVSPQPEGTPRQEGPSTRFIDTVKKAFISKVRSPSVDTNLSGDSSKNVLNKKMSSMQDTPTPNSGRSKTSVASSSASAVSVRSAGGSDASSPDVTSRAAGPRPPLHDHSDDSSLNSVDLDPLDDKDWLSCGKSATGGVYVDSDTGLESMSSAEAGANPRGEPPAAPRADAELLRQEVCKLKNDKLDLLKQNISWQNEIKCLREKEMTLQAKLDAAARELRRLRDQQGSAIIPNPSTHDSTA
- the LOC133526667 gene encoding rap1 GTPase-activating protein 1 isoform X5; the encoded protein is MRERRSFPISSDVALKSDKNGTGKGLVVNSVICGVVDELSNGRSRRGSWVRHAVMGVLRWKDLTGVRTSTPTEQKEVSRIENRRTVSLGDRLPYGADPRVPPAHGTVAPASPGAAAAQRKVALACQASRRLLEDTLAKPGTPPTIVQPPNGGYWVDGVDETPDEDHEPRSQPGTPRQAGRRHNIDTDDIAKYYRRFFLGKEHINLVGTDENLGPVVMSLKNEHMAGHDHTRILLRLRTETMHGLIPTTRSGALPSPLKMAKMLNDQVNVDNFMAVMCLNASSLISTYDEHVLVATFKFGVLYQKYGQTTEEELFGNNETSPAFDEFLEMLGQRIKLKDHKGYRGGLDIMNGHTGTEAVYERFFDREIMFHVAPLLPHTAGDAQQLQRKRHVGNDIVAIVFQEKATPFTPDMIASHFLHAFIVVTPVETTGGETRYKVAVTARGDVPFFGPTLPQPAYFRKGREFKEFLLTKLINAENACYKAEKFAQLELRTRASLLQNLADELKNKTVEFLGTGARMEPGAVSPQPEGTPRQEGPSTRFIDTVKKAFISKVRSPSVDTNLSGDSSKNVLNKKMSSMQDTPTPNSGRSKTSVASSSASAVSVRSAGGSDASSPDVTSRAAGPRPPLHDHSDDSSLNSVDLDPLDDKDWLSCGKSATGGVYVDSDTGLESMSSAEAGANPRGEPPAAPRADAELLRQEVCKLKNDKLDLLKQNISWQNEIKCLREKEMTLQAKLDAAARELRRLRDQQGSAIIPNPSTHDSTA
- the LOC133526667 gene encoding rap1 GTPase-activating protein 1 isoform X4 — its product is MKSKVGKKYLPTGGQKESYVLVTARRRYMKKLMRQHVAAPWSSTTTGGARAQHELFELLERVQCSRLDDQRAVLPPYFSQVFFTCHETVKEVSRIENRRTVSLGDRLPYGADPRVPPAHGTVAPASPGAAAAQRKVALACQASRRLLEDTLAKPGTPPTIVQPPNGGYWVDGVDETPDEDHEPRSQPGTPRQAGRRHNIDTDDIAKYYRRFFLGKEHINLVGTDENLGPVVMSLKNEHMAGHDHTRILLRLRTETMHGLIPTTRSGALPSPLKMAKMLNDQVNVDNFMAVMCLNASSLISTYDEHVLVATFKFGVLYQKYGQTTEEELFGNNETSPAFDEFLEMLGQRIKLKDHKGYRGGLDIMNGHTGTEAVYERFFDREIMFHVAPLLPHTAGDAQQLQRKRHVGNDIVAIVFQEKATPFTPDMIASHFLHAFIVVTPVETTGGETRYKVAVTARGDVPFFGPTLPQPAYFRKGREFKEFLLTKLINAENACYKAEKFAQLELRTRASLLQNLADELKNKTVEFLGTGARMEPGAVSPQPEGTPRQEGPSTRFIDTVKKAFISKVRSPSVDTNLSGDSSKNVLNKKMSSMQDTPTPNSGRSKTSVASSSASAVSVRSAGGSDASSPDVTSRAAGPRPPLHDHSDDSSLNSVDLDPLGGVYVDSDTGLESMSSAEAGANPRGEPPAAPRADAELLRQEVCKLKNDKLDLLKQNISWQNEIKCLREKEMTLQAKLDAAARELRRLRDQQGSAIIPNPSTHDSTA
- the LOC133526667 gene encoding rap1 GTPase-activating protein 1 isoform X6, yielding MKSKVGKKYLPTGGQKESYVLVTARRRYMKKLMRQHVAAPWSSTTTGGARAQHELFELLERVQCSRLDDQRAVLPPYFSQVSRIENRRTVSLGDRLPYGADPRVPPAHGTVAPASPGAAAAQRKVALACQASRRLLEDTLAKPGTPPTIVQPPNGGYWVDGVDETPDEDHEPRSQPGTPRQAGRRHNIDTDDIAKYYRRFFLGKEHINLVGTDENLGPVVMSLKNEHMAGHDHTRILLRLRTETMHGLIPTTRSGALPSPLKMAKMLNDQVNVDNFMAVMCLNASSLISTYDEHVLVATFKFGVLYQKYGQTTEEELFGNNETSPAFDEFLEMLGQRIKLKDHKGYRGGLDIMNGHTGTEAVYERFFDREIMFHVAPLLPHTAGDAQQLQRKRHVGNDIVAIVFQEKATPFTPDMIASHFLHAFIVVTPVETTGGETRYKVAVTARGDVPFFGPTLPQPAYFRKGREFKEFLLTKLINAENACYKAEKFAQLELRTRASLLQNLADELKNKTVEFLGTGARMEPGAVSPQPEGTPRQEGPSTRFIDTVKKAFISKVRSPSVDTNLSGDSSKNVLNKKMSSMQDTPTPNSGRSKTSVASSSASAVSVRSAGGSDASSPDVTSRAAGPRPPLHDHSDDSSLNSVDLDPLGGVYVDSDTGLESMSSAEAGANPRGEPPAAPRADAELLRQEVCKLKNDKLDLLKQNISWQNEIKCLREKEMTLQAKLDAAARELRRLRDQQGSAIIPNPSTHDSTA